ATAGGAACTATTTAATCATTTATCTCTCCAGGGAGTTCATTTACAGAAAAGCTTTCAAGTCTGCCAGCCTTAGCTAAAGAAAGCCCTCCACCTTTACCTTCCGCAACCCCACCCCAGTCTTCTGACCTCTACTGACTTGACCCCTTTGCCTTTTACAAGAACTGGCAGTGGGAAGAGCTGATGAAGTTGCAAAGAAATGGGAAATAAGACAGGGGGTGGGGTTCCAGGAGGTCCCTTGCTCTGTGGTAAACTGAAGTGCCTACCACACCCTAGGCCCAGCCTCTGGATAATTGCATTCTTAACATTCCTGAGTCCACGATGCATGGCCCTTTCCACCTCAGCTCCTTCAATCAATGACTTATTTTCCACAGGCTGCTTGATTTTCTGGGTTTTCTGAGGGGACAAAATACCTCTCATAAGCCCTGCCCCTCCCCGAGGCAGGGAGATAAGCAAGGAGATAGAACTGAGTTCACTGCAGAAAAGCAAAAACTGCCTACAATGACCGCCAGTAAAGAATCTCTCACCACTAGCTCACCCTGACTTGGTGATAGGCAAGGGAATTCCCCTCCCTGGCAAAGGAACGAGGCACAACTGCTGGGCCCAGAAAGTATACCTGGGACCGACGACGACTACTACAGCAAACTTGCTGGTGTCCATCACTGTGCTCACATTAGCTCCAAGGACTGCAAGGCAAGGAGGGCTTGCCACATTTTTTTAGtggaagaagctgaggctcaagGTAAACTgtcctgtccaaggtcacacggctAGTTATGTGACAGGGCTGGAACTCACACCTGTGTCAGTTTGTTTCTGAAGTCTGTCACTGAATCTCAATGTTCCAAGGAGCCCCACAGACCAGGTTCTTGCTTTGCCAGCAAACAGTGCTCAGTGAAGAGGCCCCAGGGCCCCGGCCGGAAAGCAACAGGCGTAACAGCTGGAGCTCCCCAACCGACCCCAGGCAGTGAGGTGCAAAGTCCCTGGGCTTAATGAGTGACACAGCAAGAGCTCCGCAAACTGGCCAACCACACAGAAAGTTGCACACTTTAGAGCCAATGAACATAGGGGCGCAGCACAAACACAACTGGCCCACTGGCACAGCTAACACCCTAAAATCAGACAATCCTCAGCCATCCAAGCCAGGGGGATGCAAAGTCTGGTCATGCAAACTCTGAAATAAAGGGAACTTGATTTGGGGGAGGGAAGCCCGGGCCAGGATTGACATCCCAGGGGAGTAAGATTGAAGGGGCTTGTGGGTCACTGATACTCACTATCTTCTGCAGGCATTACACTCATCACCCCTTAGCACGGTGAGCCATTATGTCAGGGTGAGGGGAACACTGGACTAACTTCCCACTCTCAAAGGTTTGGGGCCAAATGAACACACaggctatgttttcctctgcagAGAAACTAGAACACAAGTATGAAAGAGTAGGGTCATGAGGATGACCAGAATGAAGATGTCTGGTCCTTGTAGAACTAGGTCACCTGTATTTCAGAACAGTTAACCTCTTGTGGTGCAATGAGGCCAGTCAGGTCTCCTTAACAAACAACGTCTCCAATAATCACCCAGaataagagaaagacacataGGGGAAAGGCTGTTGGGAATCTGACCAGAGGCCAAGGAAAAGGGACACACAAGGGGCGTGGTCCTTACCCAGCCGCCGTTCTCCTGGATCCAAGGCTCTAGGTGGTCATTCAGGTAAGTGGCCATCCAAGCTGCAATCCGACTCACCAATACCTGCATCTCCTTGTCTACGCTTTCCACGCACAGTGCCCCACCGAAGGAGAAAAAGGCCACAATGCGACCCCAGTTCACCCCATCCCGGAAGAGTTCGTTCACTACCTGCTCAAAGCTCTGATATGCCGTCCCTGGGGTGATGTGGAGCTGGGATGTCAGGTCGCTGAATGCCCGCCGGTACCTCAGTTCAAACTCATCGCCTGCCTCCCTCAGCGCTTGCTTCACCGCTGCCATGGGGATCACCTCCCGGGCATCCAAGCTGCtgctgtggccagtggctacaTTCACCGCAGGGCTGTCTGCCAGGTGCCAGGATGGGTTGCCATTGATGGCACTGGGGGTTTCCATGTCTGATTCAGTCCCTTCTGGGGCCTCAGTTCTGTTCTCGTCCACATCGCTAAACTGACTCCAGCTGTATCCTTTCTGGGAAAGCTTGTAGGAGAGAAAGTCAACCACCAGCTCCCGATTGCTCTGAGACATTTTTATAATAGGGATGGGCTCCACCAGTCCATTGTCCAAAACACCTGCTCACTCACTGAGTCTGGTCTCTGCTTAGTGGTTCTCTTCTGAGATCCAAAGCCAAGATAAGGTtctgaagggagagaaagagcttcaggaaaaaaaaattaatatgcatGCCATTTACCCTACAACATCCCATTCCCTCTCCAGGTACCAGCCCTGGGTTCTTTGCGGCTCTTATGAAGGTCTGGGTCTAGCTTCCAAGGGACTTGAATGAAGTCAAATTGAAAGCACCAGTGGGCTCTGAATCATCAcaccggctttttttttttttttttttacctcaacCATCCCATTTTCCCCAAAATGTCTTCCTCAGAAAGTCACCCCAATGGGCAGtctgccccccaaccccacccccacaccaCCTACATTCAAATGTCTCGGGCAACGGCAGGCAGGTGCAGCCCCCGGAAAATCTTTTGTATCATAGGTCGGGCTAGGAGGTGGCAGCCGGGATGCCGGTAACTCAACCGGCCTCGCGGCGGCTGGCAAAAAAAGCAGCTCCGGCTGGAGGGATCATGCGACCCGGCGGACTGAGAGCTCAGAAGGCGACACAGGAATTACGAAGCTCAAGAACCGGCCCCCTCGCTTGCTTCCTCCTCCATCGCCCAGATCGAGGGCGGCCGCTCAGCAGCCGCGGCCTCCTGCCACCCGGGAGCCCAGCCCCCTCGCTCTTGCACGCCCCTTGGCTCTCCGCCTCCTACTGGGAGCCAGGAGAACTCTCTCGGAGATGGCTGGTGTGaggtttagtttttgttttttttctatttaagtaCCAGCCCAAGGTGAGGTTTCCGAAGAAACCCTGAAGGGACTTCTCAATGGGGCTCAAGGTTTCGATGAGGGGCGGAGAGAGGGAAAAACTGCCTCGGATCTGCGCTCTGACTTTGGAAAGGCCATCCCCGGGCCTTTCTGGGAGGCTGAAAGCCGGGGACCCCCCAGAAACGCCGCTGGTTTTCTCTGAATTCCCCAAAGGCCCTGGACTTCGCGGTGGCGGTGCGGGATTGCCGGGTCCTCCATTCCCCGCACGGACACAATGGCCGCCGGCGCCCTACACAAAGACCGGGCGAGGGTGAGGCGCCGGGCCTCTTCTCGTGTCAGAGAGAGGGGTCGAGGCCAGCTCGAGACCCCCCACAGCTGAGACCACGTTTTCCTGGGGACAGGCGGCTTCCTGGCGCCCCCGGGAGGGCTTGGGGGCCGGGAGCTGCACCTCTCCGGAGCCCGGGGTCGGTGGGCTGCGGCCTCGCAGCTTCCTCCGCGCTTTAGGCCGGGTACCCGCCCGGCCACCGCCCCGTTGCTAGGCAACTACTCTCCCTCAGGGGCGCCCCCTAGACCTTTCTGGGAGGAGGGGTCTCGCCCCCGGCGGCCCGCCCCGGCGTAGCCAATCAGCGAGCCCAGGTAGCACGCAAGCAGGACGGCGAGGGCTCCCATTGGGCGCAGCGCCTGCCACGCACAGGGGAGGCGGCGCTCTCACCTGCGAGCCCCGCGAACCGTGGGGGGCCACATACCCCCTTCATGGGCCAGGTCGTTTTCGGACGCGAGCGCTCTTCGCGGCCAAGTTCCGCGCCGTGGACCTGGGCCGGCCTACCTGGCTGAAGGCTCGCGCTGTCTCTTCCGAACGAgtcggcctcagtttcccctgaaGAGACCGGGAGAACTTGCAAGCTCAGTCACTTCCGGTGCCGCGGCAGCGCGCGCGAGCCCGAGACGCAAGGGGAGTGCGCGCCTCGAGGACTGGCGTCAAGAACTGGGCGGGAGCGCCCCCTTGCGGTGGAGCTGGGGAACCCGGAgacgcaagaaaaaaaaaatcaacgttTACGTTCacatttccattcattcattcatttagccagTTTCATCCACCCGTCAGTTTATATATCGAAAAAGCATCGCGTTGTGTCTAAGAACCTTGTGTCTGGGATTCCAGCTTTGCTggttgggcaagttactcaactgcTGGGTGCCTCAATTatccttaactgtaaaatgagTAAAAAGCAACCTCCCTCATTGAgttattgtgatgattaaaaaAGTTGTTATTTGTGAAGTCCCTAGTATATGCTGCATAATTTctctcagcaaatgtttattgtttgGATTGCTGAAGTTAGagttaggaacaagacaagacatGGCCCGTGCTTTCATAGAGACTTAAACccttgagatggagagagacagtAAACAACTAAGAAAACGAACACGGTAATTTCAAATAGTGACTAGTGCTCTTAAGAAAGCAAATCAGGGTATTGTCATAAAGAGGGTGAAGGAAGAGGTGCTCCTTTAGAGTGGGTGGTGAGAGACGTAAGCCTTGTCCTCCCTGCCCAGTGAGGAAGAGAGGCATTTTTTCAACTGTTTCAATTGTTTGTGTAGGGTGCCAGAGACGGCCTCTTTGAAGAGACGACACAGGACCCAAGACCTGAAGTGTAGGAAGATGCCAACTCATCGGAAGAGTTTAGAGAACATCAACCTTGGCAGAGGGACTGGCTTGTGCAAAGTGTCCCTAGGCAGTAAGATCTTGGCATTTCCCAGAAACTGAAGGAGAAGCAGTGTGACTGAGGGAGGGCAAATGTGGGTTGAGAGGAGGTTGAAAAGTTGACCATGGAAGTGAGTTAGACTTGATTCTAAACATTCAAAGGTGTTTTATTTTATGGTAGTTTAATTGATTAAAAATAGGATATTAAAAATACACCAAAGAGCATAGAATTAAGTCCTCTTCCCACACCTGCTTTCCAATCCCTAGTTCCCCTCACAGAGGTCATCACTCTTAAGCCCTTTCCTCTGTAGTCTTTCAGAGACGGTCACTGTATTCACAAgcaaatttatatgtataaatatttttacacaaCCAGTCGCTTGCTATAGACACTTCtacatcttgctttttttttgctgAGCTCTATGTTTATAGTcggccttcattttttaaattaacacacAACTTTATAAAGATATGCCATAATTTACTTGCCCAATCCCCTATTTGGGAACACTTAGGTAGTTTCCAGTCCTatcttattataaataaagctataaCTTATCCATTTGTTATTTTGCATATGTGGGAGTTTATCTGTTAAGTAAATTCCTGAAAGTGGAATTACCAGTAACTGAGtatatgaatttgttttttgtttcgttttaatGCATATTGGCAATGTGCTCTACATAGCAGCTGTACCAGTTTGTCCTCCCATCAGTAAAGTatgagactgcctatttcctcacaTCCTGAGCTACACAGTGTGTTATCAAACCTTTTTATCCTCACCAATCAGATAAAAACTGAGAGACACtcttattttgatttctttttattaagagTGAAGTTGAGcaatttttcatatttatgaGTCTTTTTGGGGGAGAATGTCTTGTTCTGATGAATTCTCTATGCATTTCATTTGCCCTTTTTTCAGTTGGTCTTTCTGTTGAacttttttctcattgatttgtagaatgtttatcttttttttccctacataTAAGTCATAAATAGTTTTCCagcttattatttattattatggaaaaacttttattttctatggttttttttttttttttttttgcggtacgtgggcttctcactgccgtggcctctcccgttgcggagcacaggctccggacgtgcaggctcagcggccatggctcacgggcccagccgctctgcggcatgtgggatcttcccggaccggggcacgaacccgtgtctcctgcatcggcaggcagactcccaaccactgcgccaccagggaagcccttctatgtattttaatgtatgtctttttcctttgtggtttccAGGTTCTATGTCATTCTTATGAAGACCTCTGTTTgatatcataaaaataattctgttttcttctacttggtttcatattttacatttcaatCTATGTTCCATCATAAATTCCCTTCAGTGTAAGATGTGAGGCAGGAATCCataaattttttctaaataactACCCAATTATCCCAATATCATCATCTTTTCCAGCTCACTTGAAATGTCTCCATTACCATAATCTATATTCCCAAGTGTATTTGTGtcaatttctgaattttttatgttccatggaaaggtgtttttttttaatttattctatttaattatttttatttttggctgtgttgggtcttcattgctgcaggcaggctttctctagttgcggcgagcaggagctatactcttcattgccgtgcgtgggcttctcattgcggtggcttctcttgttgcagagcacgggctccaggtgtgtgggcttcagtagttgtggcacgtggcctcaatagttgtggctcgcgggctctagagctcagtctcagtagttgtggcacacgggcttagttgctccgcagcatgtgggatcttcccgggccagggttcgaacctgtgtcccttgcattggcaggcagattcttaaccactgcgccaccagggaagccctggaaatttTTATTATGGAAGTCTCTGATGTGCTTTGGGAGGCCAGGAGAGAGCAGAGGTGTGAGGGGTATTTAAGGTGGAAGGTGCTGC
This portion of the Pseudorca crassidens isolate mPseCra1 chromosome 15, mPseCra1.hap1, whole genome shotgun sequence genome encodes:
- the BCL2L1 gene encoding bcl-2-like protein 1 isoform X1; the protein is MSQSNRELVVDFLSYKLSQKGYSWSQFSDVDENRTEAPEGTESDMETPSAINGNPSWHLADSPAVNVATGHSSSLDAREVIPMAAVKQALREAGDEFELRYRRAFSDLTSQLHITPGTAYQSFEQVVNELFRDGVNWGRIVAFFSFGGALCVESVDKEMQVLVSRIAAWMATYLNDHLEPWIQENGGWDTFVELYGNNAAAESRKGQERFNRWFLTGMTVAGVLLLGSLFSRK
- the BCL2L1 gene encoding bcl-2-like protein 1 isoform X2; translation: MSQSNRELVVDFLSYKLSQKGYSWSQFSDVDENRTEAPEGTESDMETPSAINGNPSWHLADSPAVNVATGHSSSLDAREVIPMAAVKQALREAGDEFELRYRRAFSDLTSQLHITPGTAYQSFEQDTFVELYGNNAAAESRKGQERFNRWFLTGMTVAGVLLLGSLFSRK